The following proteins come from a genomic window of Anguilla rostrata isolate EN2019 chromosome 17, ASM1855537v3, whole genome shotgun sequence:
- the LOC135243879 gene encoding RNA binding protein fox-1 homolog 3-like isoform X1, giving the protein MNDSLCHAVLHGCLFLSTSGMLPHSFLNLPTIYCIAQGNQETTAPLEAMAQPFPPSQFPPQSCLHAEFGVPHPAQDFTGQGTLPEHPLALYPPTQTPGKTPGTEGGSAPITGTITTPHIEDVAHTEPAQQLHLQQLEPSEKQQPKRLHVSNIPFRFRDPDLQQMFGQFGKILDVEIIFNERGSKGFGFVTFETNEEAERAREKLNGTIVEGRKIEVNNATARIMTNKKMCHPYVNDWKLNPVVGAVYGPELYAVTGFPYPATGAALAAYRGGQVRGRGRGLYSAFRTAPPAPPLPGYGAVLYQDGFYGAEIYGGYTYRYTQPATAATYSDSYGRLYAATEPYHHTINPSPAYSVGTMAGLSRGAQGRFTPY; this is encoded by the exons ATGAATGACTCACTCTGTCACGCTGTCCTGCATGGCTGCCTGTTTCTCTCTACCTCGGGAATGTTACCTCATTCTTTCCTGAATCTTCCAACCATCTACTGCATTGCCCAG GGTAACCAGGAGACCACCGCCCCCCTAGAAGCGATGGCCCAGCCGTTCCCCCCGTCCCAGTTCCCCCCACAGAGCTGCCTCCACGCAGAGTTTGGGGTGCCCCACCCAGCGCAGGACTTCACGGGCCAGGGCACCCTGCCGGAGCACCCCCTGGCCCTGTACCCCCCCACACAGACGCCTGGCAAAACGCCGGGGACAGAGGGCGGCTCCGCCCCCATCACCGGCACCATCACCACCCCG CACATAGAGGACGTAGCGCACACAGAGCCCGCCCAGCAGCTGCACCTCCAGCAGCTGGAGCCCTCGGAGAAGCAGCAGCCCAAGCGGCTCCACGTGTCCAACATCCCCTTCCGCTTCCGCGACCCCGACCTGCAGCAGATGTTTGGG CAATTTGGGAAGATCTTAGACGTGGAGATTATCTTTAATGAGCGAGGTTCCAAG GGCTTCGGGTTTGTAACGTTCGAAACGAACGAGGAGGCAGAACGGGCCCGGGAGAAGCTGAACGGGACAATCGTAGAGGGACGCAAGATAGAG gTCAACAACGCAACAGCAAGAATAATGACGAACAAGAAAATGTGTCACCCTTATGTAAACG ATTGGAAACTGAACCCGGTGGTGGGAGCTGTCTATGGTCCTGAACTCTATGCAG TGACGGGTTTCCCGTACCCGGCCACCGGGGCGGCGCTAGCGGCGTACAGGGGAGGACAGGTGAGAGGCCGGGGCCGTGGCCTTTACAGCGCCTTCCGGACtgcgcccccagccccgcccctcccgggGTACGGAGC AGTGCTCTACCAGGATGGCTTCTATGGAGCAGAGATTTAT GGGGGCTACACGTACAGATACACCCAACCTGCCACAGCGGCCACCTACAGTGACAG CTATGGCAGACTCTATGCAGCAACAGAGCCCTACCACCACACCATCAACCCCTCCCCCGCGTACAGCGTGGGCACCATG GCCGGCCTAAGCAGAGGGGCACAGGGTCGCTTCACCCCTTACTAA
- the LOC135243879 gene encoding RNA binding protein fox-1 homolog 3-like isoform X2 produces the protein MNDSLCHAVLHGCLFLSTSGMLPHSFLNLPTIYCIAQGNQETTAPLEAMAQPFPPSQFPPQSCLHAEFGVPHPAQDFTGQGTLPEHPLALYPPTQTPGKTPGTEGGSAPITGTITTPHIEDVAHTEPAQQLHLQQLEPSEKQQPKRLHVSNIPFRFRDPDLQQMFGQFGKILDVEIIFNERGSKGFGFVTFETNEEAERAREKLNGTIVEGRKIEVNNATARIMTNKKMCHPYVNDWKLNPVVGAVYGPELYAVTGFPYPATGAALAAYRGGQVRGRGRGLYSAFRTAPPAPPLPGYGAVLYQDGFYGAEIYGGYTYRYTQPATAATYSDSYGRLYAATEPYHHTINPSPAYSVGTMQLKEGALY, from the exons ATGAATGACTCACTCTGTCACGCTGTCCTGCATGGCTGCCTGTTTCTCTCTACCTCGGGAATGTTACCTCATTCTTTCCTGAATCTTCCAACCATCTACTGCATTGCCCAG GGTAACCAGGAGACCACCGCCCCCCTAGAAGCGATGGCCCAGCCGTTCCCCCCGTCCCAGTTCCCCCCACAGAGCTGCCTCCACGCAGAGTTTGGGGTGCCCCACCCAGCGCAGGACTTCACGGGCCAGGGCACCCTGCCGGAGCACCCCCTGGCCCTGTACCCCCCCACACAGACGCCTGGCAAAACGCCGGGGACAGAGGGCGGCTCCGCCCCCATCACCGGCACCATCACCACCCCG CACATAGAGGACGTAGCGCACACAGAGCCCGCCCAGCAGCTGCACCTCCAGCAGCTGGAGCCCTCGGAGAAGCAGCAGCCCAAGCGGCTCCACGTGTCCAACATCCCCTTCCGCTTCCGCGACCCCGACCTGCAGCAGATGTTTGGG CAATTTGGGAAGATCTTAGACGTGGAGATTATCTTTAATGAGCGAGGTTCCAAG GGCTTCGGGTTTGTAACGTTCGAAACGAACGAGGAGGCAGAACGGGCCCGGGAGAAGCTGAACGGGACAATCGTAGAGGGACGCAAGATAGAG gTCAACAACGCAACAGCAAGAATAATGACGAACAAGAAAATGTGTCACCCTTATGTAAACG ATTGGAAACTGAACCCGGTGGTGGGAGCTGTCTATGGTCCTGAACTCTATGCAG TGACGGGTTTCCCGTACCCGGCCACCGGGGCGGCGCTAGCGGCGTACAGGGGAGGACAGGTGAGAGGCCGGGGCCGTGGCCTTTACAGCGCCTTCCGGACtgcgcccccagccccgcccctcccgggGTACGGAGC AGTGCTCTACCAGGATGGCTTCTATGGAGCAGAGATTTAT GGGGGCTACACGTACAGATACACCCAACCTGCCACAGCGGCCACCTACAGTGACAG CTATGGCAGACTCTATGCAGCAACAGAGCCCTACCACCACACCATCAACCCCTCCCCCGCGTACAGCGTGGGCACCATG cagTTAAAAGAAGGAGCGCTGTACTGA
- the LOC135243879 gene encoding RNA binding protein fox-1 homolog 3-like isoform X3 codes for MNDSLCHAVLHGCLFLSTSGMLPHSFLNLPTIYCIAQGNQETTAPLEAMAQPFPPSQFPPQSCLHAEFGVPHPAQDFTGQGTLPEHPLALYPPTQTPGKTPGTEGGSAPITGTITTPHIEDVAHTEPAQQLHLQQLEPSEKQQPKRLHVSNIPFRFRDPDLQQMFGQFGKILDVEIIFNERGSKGFGFVTFETNEEAERAREKLNGTIVEGRKIEVNNATARIMTNKKMCHPYVNDWKLNPVVGAVYGPELYAVTGFPYPATGAALAAYRGGQVRGRGRGLYSAFRTAPPAPPLPGYGAVLYQDGFYGAEIYGGYTYRYTQPATAATYSDSYGRLYAATEPYHHTINPSPAYSVGTMLKEGALY; via the exons ATGAATGACTCACTCTGTCACGCTGTCCTGCATGGCTGCCTGTTTCTCTCTACCTCGGGAATGTTACCTCATTCTTTCCTGAATCTTCCAACCATCTACTGCATTGCCCAG GGTAACCAGGAGACCACCGCCCCCCTAGAAGCGATGGCCCAGCCGTTCCCCCCGTCCCAGTTCCCCCCACAGAGCTGCCTCCACGCAGAGTTTGGGGTGCCCCACCCAGCGCAGGACTTCACGGGCCAGGGCACCCTGCCGGAGCACCCCCTGGCCCTGTACCCCCCCACACAGACGCCTGGCAAAACGCCGGGGACAGAGGGCGGCTCCGCCCCCATCACCGGCACCATCACCACCCCG CACATAGAGGACGTAGCGCACACAGAGCCCGCCCAGCAGCTGCACCTCCAGCAGCTGGAGCCCTCGGAGAAGCAGCAGCCCAAGCGGCTCCACGTGTCCAACATCCCCTTCCGCTTCCGCGACCCCGACCTGCAGCAGATGTTTGGG CAATTTGGGAAGATCTTAGACGTGGAGATTATCTTTAATGAGCGAGGTTCCAAG GGCTTCGGGTTTGTAACGTTCGAAACGAACGAGGAGGCAGAACGGGCCCGGGAGAAGCTGAACGGGACAATCGTAGAGGGACGCAAGATAGAG gTCAACAACGCAACAGCAAGAATAATGACGAACAAGAAAATGTGTCACCCTTATGTAAACG ATTGGAAACTGAACCCGGTGGTGGGAGCTGTCTATGGTCCTGAACTCTATGCAG TGACGGGTTTCCCGTACCCGGCCACCGGGGCGGCGCTAGCGGCGTACAGGGGAGGACAGGTGAGAGGCCGGGGCCGTGGCCTTTACAGCGCCTTCCGGACtgcgcccccagccccgcccctcccgggGTACGGAGC AGTGCTCTACCAGGATGGCTTCTATGGAGCAGAGATTTAT GGGGGCTACACGTACAGATACACCCAACCTGCCACAGCGGCCACCTACAGTGACAG CTATGGCAGACTCTATGCAGCAACAGAGCCCTACCACCACACCATCAACCCCTCCCCCGCGTACAGCGTGGGCACCATG TTAAAAGAAGGAGCGCTGTACTGA
- the LOC135243879 gene encoding RNA binding protein fox-1 homolog 3-like isoform X5 yields MNDSLCHAVLHGCLFLSTSGMLPHSFLNLPTIYCIAQGNQETTAPLEAMAQPFPPSQFPPQSCLHAEFGVPHPAQDFTGQGTLPEHPLALYPPTQTPGKTPGTEGGSAPITGTITTPHIEDVAHTEPAQQLHLQQLEPSEKQQPKRLHVSNIPFRFRDPDLQQMFGQFGKILDVEIIFNERGSKVNNATARIMTNKKMCHPYVNDWKLNPVVGAVYGPELYAVTGFPYPATGAALAAYRGGQVRGRGRGLYSAFRTAPPAPPLPGYGAVLYQDGFYGAEIYGGYTYRYTQPATAATYSDSYGRLYAATEPYHHTINPSPAYSVGTMAGLSRGAQGRFTPY; encoded by the exons ATGAATGACTCACTCTGTCACGCTGTCCTGCATGGCTGCCTGTTTCTCTCTACCTCGGGAATGTTACCTCATTCTTTCCTGAATCTTCCAACCATCTACTGCATTGCCCAG GGTAACCAGGAGACCACCGCCCCCCTAGAAGCGATGGCCCAGCCGTTCCCCCCGTCCCAGTTCCCCCCACAGAGCTGCCTCCACGCAGAGTTTGGGGTGCCCCACCCAGCGCAGGACTTCACGGGCCAGGGCACCCTGCCGGAGCACCCCCTGGCCCTGTACCCCCCCACACAGACGCCTGGCAAAACGCCGGGGACAGAGGGCGGCTCCGCCCCCATCACCGGCACCATCACCACCCCG CACATAGAGGACGTAGCGCACACAGAGCCCGCCCAGCAGCTGCACCTCCAGCAGCTGGAGCCCTCGGAGAAGCAGCAGCCCAAGCGGCTCCACGTGTCCAACATCCCCTTCCGCTTCCGCGACCCCGACCTGCAGCAGATGTTTGGG CAATTTGGGAAGATCTTAGACGTGGAGATTATCTTTAATGAGCGAGGTTCCAAG gTCAACAACGCAACAGCAAGAATAATGACGAACAAGAAAATGTGTCACCCTTATGTAAACG ATTGGAAACTGAACCCGGTGGTGGGAGCTGTCTATGGTCCTGAACTCTATGCAG TGACGGGTTTCCCGTACCCGGCCACCGGGGCGGCGCTAGCGGCGTACAGGGGAGGACAGGTGAGAGGCCGGGGCCGTGGCCTTTACAGCGCCTTCCGGACtgcgcccccagccccgcccctcccgggGTACGGAGC AGTGCTCTACCAGGATGGCTTCTATGGAGCAGAGATTTAT GGGGGCTACACGTACAGATACACCCAACCTGCCACAGCGGCCACCTACAGTGACAG CTATGGCAGACTCTATGCAGCAACAGAGCCCTACCACCACACCATCAACCCCTCCCCCGCGTACAGCGTGGGCACCATG GCCGGCCTAAGCAGAGGGGCACAGGGTCGCTTCACCCCTTACTAA
- the LOC135243879 gene encoding RNA binding protein fox-1 homolog 3-like isoform X4: MMMYFWGNQETTAPLEAMAQPFPPSQFPPQSCLHAEFGVPHPAQDFTGQGTLPEHPLALYPPTQTPGKTPGTEGGSAPITGTITTPHIEDVAHTEPAQQLHLQQLEPSEKQQPKRLHVSNIPFRFRDPDLQQMFGQFGKILDVEIIFNERGSKGFGFVTFETNEEAERAREKLNGTIVEGRKIEVNNATARIMTNKKMCHPYVNDWKLNPVVGAVYGPELYAVTGFPYPATGAALAAYRGGQVRGRGRGLYSAFRTAPPAPPLPGYGAVLYQDGFYGAEIYGGYTYRYTQPATAATYSDSYGRLYAATEPYHHTINPSPAYSVGTMAGLSRGAQGRFTPY, encoded by the exons GGTAACCAGGAGACCACCGCCCCCCTAGAAGCGATGGCCCAGCCGTTCCCCCCGTCCCAGTTCCCCCCACAGAGCTGCCTCCACGCAGAGTTTGGGGTGCCCCACCCAGCGCAGGACTTCACGGGCCAGGGCACCCTGCCGGAGCACCCCCTGGCCCTGTACCCCCCCACACAGACGCCTGGCAAAACGCCGGGGACAGAGGGCGGCTCCGCCCCCATCACCGGCACCATCACCACCCCG CACATAGAGGACGTAGCGCACACAGAGCCCGCCCAGCAGCTGCACCTCCAGCAGCTGGAGCCCTCGGAGAAGCAGCAGCCCAAGCGGCTCCACGTGTCCAACATCCCCTTCCGCTTCCGCGACCCCGACCTGCAGCAGATGTTTGGG CAATTTGGGAAGATCTTAGACGTGGAGATTATCTTTAATGAGCGAGGTTCCAAG GGCTTCGGGTTTGTAACGTTCGAAACGAACGAGGAGGCAGAACGGGCCCGGGAGAAGCTGAACGGGACAATCGTAGAGGGACGCAAGATAGAG gTCAACAACGCAACAGCAAGAATAATGACGAACAAGAAAATGTGTCACCCTTATGTAAACG ATTGGAAACTGAACCCGGTGGTGGGAGCTGTCTATGGTCCTGAACTCTATGCAG TGACGGGTTTCCCGTACCCGGCCACCGGGGCGGCGCTAGCGGCGTACAGGGGAGGACAGGTGAGAGGCCGGGGCCGTGGCCTTTACAGCGCCTTCCGGACtgcgcccccagccccgcccctcccgggGTACGGAGC AGTGCTCTACCAGGATGGCTTCTATGGAGCAGAGATTTAT GGGGGCTACACGTACAGATACACCCAACCTGCCACAGCGGCCACCTACAGTGACAG CTATGGCAGACTCTATGCAGCAACAGAGCCCTACCACCACACCATCAACCCCTCCCCCGCGTACAGCGTGGGCACCATG GCCGGCCTAAGCAGAGGGGCACAGGGTCGCTTCACCCCTTACTAA
- the LOC135243879 gene encoding RNA binding protein fox-1 homolog 3-like isoform X6 — MAQPFPPSQFPPQSCLHAEFGVPHPAQDFTGQGTLPEHPLALYPPTQTPGKTPGTEGGSAPITGTITTPHIEDVAHTEPAQQLHLQQLEPSEKQQPKRLHVSNIPFRFRDPDLQQMFGQFGKILDVEIIFNERGSKGFGFVTFETNEEAERAREKLNGTIVEGRKIEVNNATARIMTNKKMCHPYVNDWKLNPVVGAVYGPELYAVTGFPYPATGAALAAYRGGQVRGRGRGLYSAFRTAPPAPPLPGYGAVLYQDGFYGAEIYGGYTYRYTQPATAATYSDSYGRLYAATEPYHHTINPSPAYSVGTMAGLSRGAQGRFTPY, encoded by the exons ATGGCCCAGCCGTTCCCCCCGTCCCAGTTCCCCCCACAGAGCTGCCTCCACGCAGAGTTTGGGGTGCCCCACCCAGCGCAGGACTTCACGGGCCAGGGCACCCTGCCGGAGCACCCCCTGGCCCTGTACCCCCCCACACAGACGCCTGGCAAAACGCCGGGGACAGAGGGCGGCTCCGCCCCCATCACCGGCACCATCACCACCCCG CACATAGAGGACGTAGCGCACACAGAGCCCGCCCAGCAGCTGCACCTCCAGCAGCTGGAGCCCTCGGAGAAGCAGCAGCCCAAGCGGCTCCACGTGTCCAACATCCCCTTCCGCTTCCGCGACCCCGACCTGCAGCAGATGTTTGGG CAATTTGGGAAGATCTTAGACGTGGAGATTATCTTTAATGAGCGAGGTTCCAAG GGCTTCGGGTTTGTAACGTTCGAAACGAACGAGGAGGCAGAACGGGCCCGGGAGAAGCTGAACGGGACAATCGTAGAGGGACGCAAGATAGAG gTCAACAACGCAACAGCAAGAATAATGACGAACAAGAAAATGTGTCACCCTTATGTAAACG ATTGGAAACTGAACCCGGTGGTGGGAGCTGTCTATGGTCCTGAACTCTATGCAG TGACGGGTTTCCCGTACCCGGCCACCGGGGCGGCGCTAGCGGCGTACAGGGGAGGACAGGTGAGAGGCCGGGGCCGTGGCCTTTACAGCGCCTTCCGGACtgcgcccccagccccgcccctcccgggGTACGGAGC AGTGCTCTACCAGGATGGCTTCTATGGAGCAGAGATTTAT GGGGGCTACACGTACAGATACACCCAACCTGCCACAGCGGCCACCTACAGTGACAG CTATGGCAGACTCTATGCAGCAACAGAGCCCTACCACCACACCATCAACCCCTCCCCCGCGTACAGCGTGGGCACCATG GCCGGCCTAAGCAGAGGGGCACAGGGTCGCTTCACCCCTTACTAA
- the engase gene encoding cytosolic endo-beta-N-acetylglucosaminidase, giving the protein MENERVDEATRRKSGESEGDEVNSDRKRLKTENDSGRSCLDQPMDLRSVYEVVKYEPSHLPAKYYDTDTTEPVSYSLKSLDELLSWKRSEAHPFNVATVPLASRQPALTSDQRKTLVSHDMMGGYLDDRFVQGAESETPYAFYHWQYIDIFNYFSHNMVTIPPVVWTNAAHRHGVLVLGTFITEWTDGGKMCELFLAEEESYRTAADKLVQIAHCYGFDGWLINIENPLSANAVKNTPLFLRYLTDQMHERVARSQVLWYDSVLENGDLRWQNELNDRNRVFFQACDGIFTNYNWTEQSLEWMGSYPEAQGRLGDIYVGVDVFARGEVVGGKFETNKALELIRKHRLSAAIFAPGWVYETKDRKEFRVNQDRFWSLLSEFLYVHRPSSHLPFVSSFCQGFGENFFWKGKAESATSWFNLSAQEPQPLYLSETLEGSGSLRTRGCPAEAWGGGSALLLEGVVPPTLSKVCARIFSVHIPLASRTLVSFIYKSSEGVTVGLELKTTDAALCSYEGVQDVPHTSVQPRVLEGDHELVRRFTENCGVWRPDGWTVRCFLLELKGCALRDVCVNVSREEGDQDVPFSCRIGEIMVMDAESLAVPPLSVEDICLSDILWRRGVGRGPGTQDRLHLNGTLRWRYPAQLVRHFRLHWRRLRGPEPHSPPGPLTLIGRSYSSLFRVCELAVPEAPTVLELVVEPVTLEGFALPESHWGRKVLSYVSGGGV; this is encoded by the exons ATGGAGAATGAAAGGGTAGATGAGGCCACGCGAAGAAAAAGCGGGGAAAGTGAGGGAGACGAAGTCAACTCTGACCGAAAGcgactgaaaacagaaaatgacag TGGGAGGTCCTGTCTGGATCAGCCGATGGATTTGAGGAGTGTGTACGAAGTTGTGAAGTACGAACCGTCACATCTGCCAG CCAAATATTATGACACGGACACCACCGAGCCGGTAAGCTACAGCCTGAAGTCGTTGGACGAGCTGCTGTCATGGAAACGGAGCGAGGCCCACCCATTCAACGTGGCCACGGTGCCGTTAGCCAGCCGCCAGCCTGCGTTGACCAGCGACCAGCGCAAGACCCTGGTGTCACATGACATGATGGGCGGATACCTGGATGACAG GTTTGTGcaaggggcggagtcagagacGCCGTACGCCTTCTACCACTGGCAGTACATCGACATCTTCAACTACTTCAGCCACAACATGGTGACAATCCCGCCCGTCGTCTGGACCAACGCTGCCCACAGGCACGGCGTCCTCGTTCTCG GAACCTTCATCACGGAGTGGACGGACGGCGGTAAGATGTGCGAGCTGTTCCTGGCGGAGGAGGAGTCTTACCGCACCGCCGCGGATAAGCTGGTTCAGATCGCGCACTGCTACGGGTTCGACGGCTGGCTCATCAACATCGAGAACCCGCTGAGC GCGAACGCGGTGAAGAACACGCCCCTTTTCCTGCGGTACCTGACGGACCAGATGCACGAGCGCGTGGCTAGGAGCCAGGTGCTGTGGTACGACAGCGTGCTGGAGAATGGCGACCTCCGGTGGCAGAACGAGCTCAACGACAGGAACAG AGTGTTTTTCCAGGCATGCGACGGCATTTTCACCAACTACAACTGGACGGAGCAGAGCCTGGAGTGGATGGGCTCGTACCCCGAGGCTCAGGGCCGCCTGGGGGACATCTACGTGGGCGTGGACGTGTTCGCCCGGGGGGAAGTGGTGGGGGGGAAGTTTGAGACCAACAAG GCCCTGGAGCTCATTCGCAAGCACAGGCTCTCTGCCGCCATCTTCGCGCCCGGCTGGGTGTACGAGACAAAGGACAGGAAGGAGTTCCGGGTGAACCAGGACAG GTTCTGGAGCCTGCTGTCTGAGTTCCTGTATGTTCATCGCCCGTCCTCCCACCTCCCTTTCGTCTCGTCCTTCTGCCAGGGGTTTGGCGAGAATTTCTTCTGGAAGGGGAAG GCGGAGAGCGCCACCTCCTGGTTCAACCTGAGCGCGCAGGAGCCGCAGCCGCTGTACCTGAGCGAGACGCTGGAGGGGTCGGGCAGCCTGAGGACGCGCGGCTGCCCCGCCGAGGCCTGGGGTGGCGGCTCCGCCCTGCTGCTGGAGGGCGTGGTCCCGCCCACGCTGTCCAAAGTGTGCGCCAG GATATTCTCCGTCCACATTCCGCTGGCCTCCAGGACGCTCGTCTCCTTCATCTACAAGTCCTCTGAGGGAGTCACAGTCGGGCTGGAGCTGAAGACCACCGACGCAGCGCTCTGCTCCTACGAGGGAGTCCAGGACGTCCCGC acaCCAGTGTGCAGCCCAGGGTTCTGGAGGGGGACCATGAGCTGGTTCGGCGTTTCACAGAGAACTGCGGGGTGTGGAGGCCGGACGGCTGGACTGTGAG GTGCTTCCTGTTGGAGCTGAAAGGCTGTGCCCTGCGGGACGTCTGCGTGAACGTGAGCCGGGAGGAGGGGGACCAGGACGTCCCCTTCAGCTGCAGGATCGGCGAAATCATG GTGATGGATGCAGAGAGCCTGGCGGtgccccccctctctgtggAAGACATCTGCCTGTCGGACATCCTGTGGCGGAGGGGCGTGGGGCGCGGGCCGGGCACCCAGGACCGGCTGCACCTGAACGGCACGCTGCGCTGGCGCTACCCCGCGCAGCTGGTGCGCCACTTCCGCCTGCACTGGCGCCGGCTGCGGGGGCCCGAGCCGCACTCGCCCCCCGGCCCGCTCACCCTGATTGGACGCTCGTACTCCTCGCTGTTCCGGGTGTGTGAGCTGGCGGTGCCCGAGGCCCCCACCGTGCTGGAGCTGGTGGTGGAGCCCGTCACCCTCGAGGGCTTCGCCCTGCCCGAGTCGCACTGGGGCCGCAAGGTCCTCAGCTACGTCAGCGGGGGAGGGGTTTAG